GGGTATGATGCCCAACTGCACCTCGGGCAGCGAGAAAACGGAGTATTCAACCGCGAATCTGAAATCGCAGGCCAGTGCCAGCTCGAGCCCACCACCCAGACAGTATCCGTTAATGGCAGCTATAACAGGCACGGCCAGCTTCTCATACATAGTGAAGACATCTCGCAGTTTGCTGATACCGTCGTAGTAATCACGTATATCCGGGCCTGTGATAAAGTTCTCACCAGCGGCAATCTTCTTGAGATCGATGCCTGAACTGAACGATTTCTCGCCGGACCCGGTGATGATGACCACCCTGATATTGGGATCGTTGTCAATTTCGACGGCCGCATGCTTCAACTCATTGTTCATGCCCCGATACCAGGCGTTCATTGCACCCGGGCGGTTGAGCGTAATAATGGCGACGTGCCCCTTCACATCATAGGTAAGATCGCGATAAGCTGACATCGGTTCCTCCTGGCAACAAGAATAGAGGTCTTACAAACCCTCTACACTTTATAGATTATTGCTGGAAATTTCAATTAGCCTGTATCTCGCATCGCCTGCGTCCGGGCGTTAGTAGTTCACCTTATCCAGACCTTTCAGCCCTAGGATTGCTCTGGCCTCGCCCGAATTAGCCGGCTCAAGCCCGAGCTCCTTCATGATGCGTATGATCTTCTGCACCAGTTCGGCATTGCTCTTTACCAGCACGCCCTTGCTCAGGTAAAGGTTATCCTCCATACCCACCCTGACATGGCCTCCCATGGCCATTGCCACCGTACAAATGGGCATCTGAAACCTGCCCGCGCCTATTGCGGACCAGGTAAAATTACCCGACCCCAGGGCTTCCCTGGTCGCGTTTACCAATGTGACAAGGCTGTTTACCGTCGACGGCACACCCCCCAGCGTTCCGGTCACGAATTGTATATGCACCGGCAGCTTCATA
This genomic window from Dehalococcoidia bacterium contains:
- a CDS encoding enoyl-CoA hydratase-related protein, translating into MSAYRDLTYDVKGHVAIITLNRPGAMNAWYRGMNNELKHAAVEIDNDPNIRVVIITGSGEKSFSSGIDLKKIAAGENFITGPDIRDYYDGISKLRDVFTMYEKLAVPVIAAINGYCLGGGLELALACDFRFAVEYSVFSLPEVQLGIIPDLGGCQRLPRAVGIGKAKELIYTGKRIEAPEALRIGLIQQIYPKGKLMEATLKMANEIAGYNPVVVQAAKRACNVAMSYPLEIGLSFETTSSAFTMNDAQHGTRPFAIK